A genomic region of Kribbella sp. NBC_00382 contains the following coding sequences:
- a CDS encoding DUF72 domain-containing protein codes for MERWADTPYRVGISGWRYPPWRKVFYPEGLPQRAELEYASRRLNSIELNGSFYSLQRPTSYQRWYDETPPGFVFSVKGPRFVTHLKKLADVEAPLANFFASGILALGEKLGPVLWQLPPTLGYERDRLAAFFELLPRSTSDALKVAKGHDDRMEGRSLLTSSVDQPLRHALEIRHPSYENEEFLELLREHDIAVVCADSAGKWPMLDSTTADFGYVRLHGAEELYVSGYDDKALDAWAAKIQAWQRDVYVYFDNDVKVRAPFDAEALAGRLGIG; via the coding sequence ATGGAACGCTGGGCGGATACGCCGTACCGGGTCGGGATCTCCGGCTGGCGCTATCCGCCCTGGCGCAAAGTCTTCTACCCCGAGGGTCTGCCGCAACGCGCCGAGCTGGAGTACGCCTCCCGCCGCCTGAACTCGATCGAGCTGAACGGCTCCTTCTACTCGCTGCAGCGGCCCACGTCGTACCAGCGCTGGTACGACGAAACGCCGCCCGGGTTCGTCTTCTCGGTCAAGGGTCCGCGCTTCGTCACGCATCTGAAGAAGCTGGCCGACGTGGAGGCGCCGCTGGCCAACTTCTTTGCCTCCGGCATCCTCGCGTTGGGTGAGAAGCTCGGTCCGGTGCTGTGGCAACTACCGCCGACGCTCGGCTACGAACGTGACCGGCTGGCAGCGTTCTTCGAGTTGTTGCCCAGGTCAACGAGCGATGCTTTGAAGGTTGCCAAAGGCCACGATGACCGGATGGAAGGACGGAGCCTGCTGACCAGCTCGGTCGATCAGCCGCTCCGGCACGCCTTGGAGATCCGGCATCCGTCGTACGAGAACGAAGAGTTCCTTGAGCTCCTGCGCGAGCACGACATCGCCGTGGTCTGTGCGGACAGCGCAGGCAAGTGGCCGATGCTGGATTCCACCACCGCTGACTTCGGGTACGTCCGGTTGCATGGCGCCGAGGAGCTCTATGTGAGTGGCTATGACGATAAAGCGCTCGACGCCTGGGCCGCGAAGATCCAAGCTTGGCAGCGAGACGTCTACGTCTACTTCGACAACGACGTGAAGGTGCGGGCGCCGTTCGATGCCGAGGCGCTGGCCGGACGATTGGGGATCGGTTGA
- a CDS encoding VOC family protein, giving the protein MATRMPQSYARGELVIVLDAADLERSADFWSQVLGYRRAGSSGKYLSLIPADGVGCELLVQRVDDVKREKNRLHLDLRTADLEAEVARVVALGATVLSAEPIVEDGWRWQVLADPDGNEFCVLQLPTS; this is encoded by the coding sequence ATGGCGACCCGTATGCCGCAGTCTTACGCGCGAGGCGAGCTCGTCATCGTGCTCGACGCGGCTGACCTCGAGCGATCGGCGGACTTCTGGAGTCAGGTGCTCGGGTACCGGCGAGCAGGCTCGTCAGGGAAGTACCTGAGCCTGATCCCGGCCGATGGGGTCGGCTGTGAGCTGCTCGTGCAGCGGGTCGACGACGTCAAGCGCGAGAAGAACCGCCTGCACCTCGATCTGCGCACCGCCGATCTCGAGGCGGAGGTTGCCCGGGTGGTTGCGCTCGGGGCAACTGTCTTGAGTGCGGAGCCGATCGTCGAGGACGGGTGGCGGTGGCAGGTGCTCGCCGATCCCGACGGGAACGAGTTCTGTGTGTTGCAGCTGCCTACGTCGTGA
- a CDS encoding GNAT family N-acetyltransferase: MGYDVSKLDLRRWRVADALRLTDAHREPDMANQGGIRDTASAVDWIGRVADLDNGHVYAVADADDHPVGCVAVTNIDRHQVGWTWYWTIAEVRGQGIARDSLRALVDWAHHDAGLFRLELGHRTNNPASCGVAASAGFLLEGLERQRLAYDGTRFDVERHARLAADPLKPPNRPVTITT; encoded by the coding sequence ATGGGCTATGACGTGTCGAAGCTGGATCTGCGGCGGTGGCGGGTAGCTGATGCGTTGCGGTTGACCGACGCCCATCGAGAGCCGGACATGGCCAACCAGGGCGGCATCCGCGACACCGCGAGCGCGGTCGACTGGATCGGCCGGGTGGCGGACCTCGACAACGGGCACGTGTACGCCGTTGCGGATGCCGACGACCACCCCGTCGGCTGCGTGGCAGTGACCAACATCGACCGGCACCAGGTCGGCTGGACGTGGTACTGGACCATCGCCGAGGTCCGCGGCCAAGGCATCGCCCGGGACTCCCTCCGAGCCCTCGTCGACTGGGCCCACCACGACGCCGGCCTCTTCCGCCTCGAACTGGGCCACCGCACCAACAACCCGGCTTCCTGCGGAGTAGCCGCCAGCGCAGGCTTCCTCCTCGAAGGCCTGGAACGCCAACGCCTCGCCTACGACGGCACCCGCTTCGACGTAGAACGCCACGCCCGCCTAGCCGCCGACCCCCTAAAACCCCCCAACCGCCCAGTAACCATCACGACGTAG
- a CDS encoding SDR family NAD(P)-dependent oxidoreductase: MGFLDFRDQVVLVTGASSGIGAAAAVGFAEAGATVALHYHHNEEGAKHTANAVNTAGGTASVHQADLAVPDSAAALVDEVLAKHGRIDVLVNNAGDLVKRAPVVDVPDDEFHRIMDVNLTSVFAMSRRIIPVLRAQGGGAIVNVTSIAGRHGGGGGSVVYATSKGAVSTFTRGLAKELAPEGIRVNAISPGVIRTPFHDRHTGDEQMKAMLTTIPMGRTGTPHECVGTILYLASDRMSGYVTGQIIEVNGGQLMP, translated from the coding sequence ATGGGTTTTCTTGATTTCAGGGATCAGGTCGTGCTCGTCACCGGCGCCAGCAGCGGGATCGGGGCCGCCGCCGCGGTCGGATTCGCTGAGGCTGGGGCGACCGTCGCGTTGCACTACCACCACAACGAGGAAGGCGCTAAGCACACCGCTAACGCAGTGAACACCGCAGGCGGTACTGCGTCAGTGCACCAGGCTGACCTCGCTGTCCCCGACTCGGCCGCCGCGCTGGTCGACGAGGTACTGGCGAAGCATGGGCGGATCGACGTACTGGTCAACAACGCCGGTGACCTGGTCAAGCGTGCGCCGGTGGTCGACGTACCGGACGACGAGTTCCACCGGATCATGGACGTCAACCTGACCTCGGTCTTCGCGATGAGCCGCCGGATCATCCCCGTACTCCGCGCGCAGGGCGGCGGCGCGATCGTCAACGTCACCTCCATCGCCGGCCGGCACGGCGGAGGCGGCGGCTCGGTCGTCTACGCGACCAGCAAGGGGGCCGTCAGCACCTTCACCCGCGGCCTCGCCAAGGAACTCGCCCCCGAAGGCATCCGCGTCAACGCGATCTCCCCTGGCGTCATCCGTACGCCGTTCCACGACCGCCACACCGGCGACGAGCAGATGAAAGCCATGCTCACCACCATCCCGATGGGCCGCACCGGGACCCCGCACGAATGCGTCGGCACCATCCTCTACCTGGCCTCCGACCGGATGTCCGGCTACGTCACCGGCCAGATCATCGAGGTCAACGGCGGCCAACTGATGCCCTAG
- a CDS encoding FkbM family methyltransferase, with translation MEYRDGVVRRAVWEVPHAAGRSLGISSARRLARLMGSAEGLTEAGVTRIANRISPRVADRNPRLVKISPEWAATDIAVRRQGLHWRLDLRDNLQAVLYYAGRYEPAVTRFLRAELKPGDVVLDIGANIGLHSLSAAKQLRELGGGRVIAFEPAADSLDKLRAAAELNGLADLITLVPVALGERKYKASLHADSRYDPADSGVRSLQADGEVVQDVPVIRLDDWAREQSLDRVDVVKLDIEGSEAAALAGATRTLVRFLPRAVLVEDKNPELRRRLHTALDELGYRSTGVTFDHNTLFRPDRTDREVVRRHSIR, from the coding sequence ATGGAGTATCGCGATGGAGTCGTCCGCCGGGCGGTGTGGGAGGTTCCCCACGCGGCCGGGCGGTCGCTCGGGATCTCCTCGGCCCGGCGGCTCGCGCGCCTGATGGGCTCCGCCGAGGGGCTGACCGAGGCCGGGGTCACCCGGATCGCGAACCGGATCTCGCCGCGCGTCGCGGACCGGAATCCCCGGCTGGTGAAGATCTCCCCGGAGTGGGCCGCGACCGACATCGCAGTACGCCGACAAGGCCTGCACTGGCGACTCGACCTGCGCGACAACCTGCAGGCAGTCCTGTACTACGCCGGCCGCTACGAACCGGCCGTGACGCGATTCCTGCGAGCCGAGCTGAAGCCGGGCGACGTAGTACTCGACATCGGCGCGAACATCGGGCTGCACAGTCTCAGCGCGGCCAAGCAACTGCGTGAGCTGGGTGGCGGCAGGGTGATCGCCTTCGAGCCGGCCGCCGACTCGCTGGACAAGCTCCGCGCGGCGGCTGAGCTCAACGGGCTGGCCGATCTCATCACGCTGGTACCCGTGGCGCTCGGCGAACGGAAGTACAAGGCGTCGTTGCATGCCGACTCCCGGTACGACCCGGCTGACTCCGGTGTCCGGTCGTTGCAGGCGGATGGCGAGGTCGTCCAGGACGTACCGGTGATCCGCCTGGACGACTGGGCGCGCGAGCAGTCGCTGGACCGGGTGGACGTGGTCAAGCTGGATATCGAGGGTTCCGAGGCCGCTGCGCTTGCCGGCGCGACTAGGACGCTCGTACGGTTCCTGCCCCGCGCAGTACTGGTCGAGGACAAGAACCCTGAACTCAGACGCCGCCTGCACACAGCTCTGGACGAGCTCGGCTATCGCTCAACCGGCGTCACCTTCGACCACAACACCCTCTTCCGCCCTGACCGGACGGACCGAGAGGTAGTCCGCCGTCACTCGATCCGCTGA
- a CDS encoding ABC transporter permease codes for MTARLGWALADGWTIARRALLHWRMQPGPVIFGWLFPVLMMLMFGALLGGAIEMPSGDSYYELLVPGIFALAMLFGLEATMTAVTTDVAKGVTDRFRSLPMSSAAVVLGRCITDLLDSAVTLIVLSGAGLALGWRWHGSVLEALAAFGLLLLLRFALLWIGIFIGLTVKNAQSIVAVQIVVWPIGFLSSAFVATSTMPNWLGTIAQWNPLSATATAARSLFGNADPSAASWIGDHALEAAIIGPVLLTAIFLPLSAARFRRLSR; via the coding sequence ATGACGGCGCGACTGGGCTGGGCCCTGGCGGACGGCTGGACGATCGCGCGCCGCGCCTTGCTGCATTGGCGGATGCAGCCGGGGCCGGTGATCTTCGGCTGGCTCTTCCCGGTGCTGATGATGCTGATGTTCGGCGCCCTGCTCGGCGGCGCGATCGAGATGCCGTCCGGAGACTCGTACTACGAGTTGCTGGTGCCGGGCATCTTCGCCCTGGCGATGTTGTTCGGGCTGGAGGCAACGATGACCGCGGTCACGACCGACGTGGCGAAGGGGGTCACCGATCGGTTCCGCTCCCTGCCGATGAGTTCGGCCGCGGTCGTCCTCGGCCGGTGCATCACGGATCTGCTCGACTCGGCCGTCACGTTGATCGTGCTGAGCGGCGCCGGGCTCGCGCTCGGCTGGCGGTGGCATGGGAGCGTACTCGAGGCACTGGCGGCGTTCGGGCTGCTGCTCCTGCTGCGGTTCGCGCTGCTCTGGATCGGGATCTTCATCGGGCTCACGGTGAAGAACGCGCAGAGCATCGTCGCCGTCCAGATCGTGGTCTGGCCGATCGGGTTCCTGTCCAGCGCCTTCGTCGCGACCTCGACGATGCCCAACTGGCTCGGCACGATCGCCCAGTGGAACCCGCTGTCGGCGACGGCGACCGCTGCCCGGTCGCTGTTCGGCAACGCTGATCCGTCCGCGGCTTCCTGGATCGGAGATCATGCGCTGGAAGCGGCGATCATCGGCCCGGTGTTACTGACAGCGATCTTCTTGCCGCTGTCAGCAGCACGATTCCGCCGATTGTCCCGCTGA